A single genomic interval of Celeribacter indicus harbors:
- a CDS encoding tripartite tricarboxylate transporter TctB family protein, whose amino-acid sequence MQDNVHHHDPARDGSSDATPGGMPDKRRPGELTFTVLLVVFSGALLWNAYGISGFEALSGAGSVPMATAAVMLVSALVVLWQTAKRARTEDETVMQDITPPLVIIFALFLVAYGILLRPLGFLPTSALFLIASIKLLSKRGWGFTLAVSLGSLILIYLVFRIVFTVLMPAGIVPEAEMLQLFRNLFSGGA is encoded by the coding sequence ATGCAGGACAACGTTCACCACCATGACCCGGCACGCGACGGCTCGTCCGACGCCACGCCCGGCGGCATGCCCGACAAGCGCCGCCCCGGCGAGCTGACCTTCACCGTCCTCCTCGTGGTCTTCAGCGGTGCACTGCTGTGGAACGCTTACGGGATTTCCGGGTTCGAGGCACTTTCCGGCGCAGGCTCGGTGCCGATGGCGACCGCGGCCGTCATGCTCGTGAGCGCGCTCGTCGTGCTCTGGCAGACCGCGAAACGCGCCCGCACCGAGGATGAAACGGTGATGCAGGACATCACGCCGCCGCTCGTGATCATCTTCGCGCTCTTTCTCGTGGCCTATGGCATCCTGTTGCGGCCGCTCGGTTTCCTGCCGACGTCGGCCCTCTTCCTGATCGCCTCGATCAAGCTGTTGTCAAAGCGCGGCTGGGGTTTCACCCTCGCGGTCTCCCTCGGCAGCCTGATCCTGATCTACCTAGTCTTCCGCATCGTCTTCACGGTGCTCATGCCCGCGGGCATCGTGCCCGAGGCCGAGATGCTCCAGCTGTTCCGCAACCTGTTCTCGGGAGGCGCATGA